The Lycium barbarum isolate Lr01 chromosome 4, ASM1917538v2, whole genome shotgun sequence nucleotide sequence TTCCACGTAGAGAAACTATATATTGATAACAATGACTTGCAAGCTTAGACTTTGTAAAAGTGCGAAATATTTTGTGGCGTTTTGATTAACCTTTACCACCTACATGAAAATTGAATAAACCAAGAGTCGAAAGCACTAATGAAAGAAATTCTAGGATTTCAAAGGATATACAGTGTATACACATCTATATATGCAAAGCACACAAGATGTATATATCTCTGTATACTTATGAATATCACAGAGTGTATCAGATTGTATACTCTCAACACAAGACGGAAAAAGAGGGAGAAGCAGAGATACACAATCACACCAAAACCACAAACTTAGGTAAACAAATTTCGTCAAGAATAGCAATTTCTTAGGTGCAAGAAATAGCCAGAAAAGGTCGCATTCATATATTATACTTAAATCGTGAATTTGAAATAGCAAAATGACAAACTCCATTATGGAtttgaagaaaaagaaggagagAGGGGGTAGATTTACCTCTTCCTTTGACGGAATGATATACTTGCATGGTATATTTTTCTGTTACATTTGATAAATTAACCTCtaaataattgtttttttttcccTCAAAATTTATTTGTGGTGATTCTATTTTGTCTATCATTCCTTTTTGGTTGGGGCAGAAGTACTCTGAAGAGGGTGCAAAGGTTGGCACGGTACATACATTAAAGGCTTGTGTTCTGTCATCTCCAGGGCATTGTGCGCTGTGATCTTAAACTTGAGATAATCATATTCCTCAATTTTGAGCTGTTGTATGTTCTGTGTTACCTTCTCATCTAACAATGATTGAGATATATTTagtttgatttatgttgttgttgttgttgtcttcaTGTCATTGTCCTGTGTACATCTCAACCAGTCaaatttttcctttttgtttagAAATTTTTGGTGTTTCTCTTCATAACTTATATGTACTTCTGCAAGAAGTACATACATGCCATGTTGGAATTCAGGATCACGTAAATAAAGGTATTCCCTGTGTCCTGAATTAATaatttttctaaatcatctttacGTGATTAGTCTAGCTGGAATAGGAAGAAGTTTCACTATCAGAATGTATCAAGTTGAAAGGCTCTTTTCCATTAATGATGAATGAAGGCTTTGCCATGAAGGCTTGCCCATGATTCTGCTATACTTTATTTACATCAACATACAGTTAAACATGAAGCATTGAAAGACTTGAAGCTTGGCCATGAAAGTGACTTTCAGGTTCTTTACTGCATATCAGAGCAGTCTCTTTCTTCTGTTTCTTGTCGAAGTAGTCATGAATTTTGGTTTGATGAAAATCCGATTACAGGCTTCTCTTTTTGGTGAAGGATTATTGGTCATTTTGTGGAAGCTGAAGGACGGGACCATCAACTTGGAAGAAAAGGGAAGAAGAAAGAAGTCAAGTTCTGCATTTTACATCAAAATTTGAGTTGGGAAGGAGTAGCATTGTAGCTAGTTTAGGAAGATTTTCTGGTATGTTTTACTTTACGGCTTATCTTGCTAAATCTTCATACGAGAATTTTCATGGGATTAATTGATCCCTATTGTTGGATAGGTGGAAAGTCTGAATTTTCTGCATAGTAGAGCATTTTCTTGCATGTGTTTCTTGTAGAAGTAGTCATGAATTTTGGTTTGATAAAGATTTGATTACTGGTTTATATTTCTGGGGGAGGATTAGTGACCATTTGGTTAAAGCTGAAGGAGGGGATCATCAACTTAGAAGAAaaggtgaagaagaaagacagtTGAGTTCTGCATTTTGCAGCCACATTTGAGATGGGAAGAAGTAGCATTGCCATGACATAGCTAGTCTAGGAAAAACTTCCGGTACTTTGGCCGTTATGGCTTTATCTTGCTAAATTTTCATCCGAGAGTTTTCATGGGATTAGTTTTGATCCGTATTGTTGGATAGGTGAAAAGTAACTTGTATTAAACTAACTTGCAAAGAAGTGATTGGAAAGATCTTTTTTGGTACCTGCTTGATACTCTTAAAATAAAATCTTTTACCGAAGGAGTGATTGGAAAGATTCCTAATCCAACTAATCCTGCACCAAGTTAATTATACTGATGCACAGTTAACTATTACCAGAGAAAATTTATCTATTACTTTAGCTTTAGGATATGAAAAGCTTTGGCAATACCTGTTGACTCTAATTGTTTCAACTTCTCGTAATTTCTTAAAGAACTCTAtgcttattttctcatgttcggatTTCATATCATCAAGAATGATAGTGAATAATCCTGACTTTGCTGGCCTCTTTGCTCCATAACCAGAGGTTGAAAAGAATTAGTTGATATATAAATTTTACTATTGAAGTTGAATTGTTATTCTCATCTCTGATTCTAAGAATTTTCAAAATTGAACCTTTTATAGTTTAATAGAAATCTCTTTATATTTGATTCAAGGAATGTTAACATTTCTtaattgaggtttgaagaaattGAATTATGTATTGCAGGAAGAGGAAAATTTGGGAAAGAGAAATTTGTTTAGGAAAATATGCACAAGTCAGTATACAATTTTTGCTGGAATTACTCAGTTTATACTTGAATTTTTTTAGGTTAGTTCTGCTTCCTTGAATATGCAATAGATGGTTATATATGTCACACTACATGCTTTAACATGCATGTTTCTGATATCAACTCTTTCCTATGAACTCTCTTATGTTTTCTGAGTAGTTAATACAACTTGCACTACAATAAGCTTACTTGATGTCTCTTTATGTTGAATTTCTTGATTGACTTTCTGTTTCATGGTAGATTGACTTTTGTTCCTTCGGTTCTATTGTGAGAAAGTCAACATAGGTTAATGCATATGTTGATACTTGGTAGTTTTTATGAATCTATGGATAGAGTTAATGCTATCTGGTAGAGCAGTCTGTGGATGTAAAGCATTGTGATAATATAAAAGGAATCAATAAGCTTTCACTTTTGTTAAACTTGTGATGATAAAGTTTACGGTTGTAATTTAGAAATGACTGATATACTCCATTCTTACATTTTAGATAGTATTTCGAACTAATGTTTTTTAATTAAATGCAGATTCAACTATAATCAAGAAAGGTTGCGGAAAAGCTAGAAGAAAGCTCTTGAGAAATGAAAAGTCTATGGAAAAAATGATGAGAACAAAGATTCAGTTGGAAAATGGTGGCCAATTAAGCCAATTTCATCAATAAAGTTCAAAGTTTTCTTTCCATCCAAACAAATGAAAGGAACACACAAGAGAGGAGAAAGATGCAATACTGAGTAGATTACACTATATTTTTCAAGACAATCACATTTTTGTGATAGGacgtactccctccggatcaaaaaaagagtccatttagcctttttttcttggataaaaaaagtgtccacttagcaaatcaagaaagaattaaccttgtttttccatatttgtccctattaagtgttatatgatcaaatcccaatgcctatttaattaggggtagtttaatcaaattacctatttttgtctaggagttagtattttcttaaagggtatgcaaatggctaagtggactctttttttgatccgcaGGGAGTAGTAGTAGTTAGTCTTAAATTGATTACATCTGTGATAAGAAATAGTTTGTCATAAATTAATTCGTAGTGACAAAAACATACCATCAACGACGAAAATCAACACTTTTTATGACAAATAAGTTCGTCACAAATACTATGCATTTGGGGATGAAAGGAAGATTTCGTGGTTAATAAACTTTATTTAGTGACGAAACAATAAGTTGTCTTTGTATACTTTTAGCGAcccaatgaattttttttttcgtcaCACAAGAATTTTGGTGACAAAATATGATTTATAAGTGATGAAATTATTTGTCACTGATAATCCAATTTTTCGTGGTGAGAAGTGACTCTAAATATATGCACCGCAAATTTAGTAAGTATGAGAAGAGAGAAGTTGAGATAAGACTAGCCGGAATTGCGCTCATACAATATAGGCAATTTAAATATCTAGCTAGTTGTTTCAAGGGAATGGAATTAATATAGATGAAAATGTTACTCACATATAATTAAAATTGGATAGTTGAaatgcagctcaattggtgaaaggcgattccctttggggaatgtaaaggagccagaggttccgggttcgataccccgtagcgctgcagcgtgaagagggataatggggcgagcccctgtgcggactggttgtaccctggcatagacaatacctgAGTAGTGGGTCCCCAGAGGTGGGTCGTCACAAATGCCCTTTttccaattttatacacgaattgtaggaaaatcatattttatatagaaacataaatacttatatacatttgcctctcggccatcaaaataatatatacataataataacatcttgtgagaccatctgacccacactgcgtatctacgagcctctactgacatactaaacatatagacggaacaagactccgtcgtgcccaaaatatgcatatataccaaaagaagaatcataagcacctccggacaatggagtgctctcaatcagctgacagctactaagggtctggaccagctcacctccttgtctacctgtgggcatgaacacagcgtccaaagaaaacggacgtcagtacgaacattgtactgagtatgagaggcataaataataaagaaagacagtgttaatataatgtgaacatcaatatgaaacatctgaatctgaatgacaatcataaaagaagtaatgcatgctgtcttactcatacttaacataatttcatatatacataatatgcaagctgcccgtccatatcggaacggtgtaataatcaataacattagcccgcgtccaggcctcccgcgtccggggtaccatctcatgctgcccactagtggtgtctgtccatgccaaaaggtcatggtgtatccgtatagctgcccgccttggcggtgactgcccggccaactaggcgcggtgtaatatgatcatgacatgctcatcaaaaatacttgtaataatatgcttatcataatatgcttatcatagtacatgcataagactcaagatcaactatactctgtcggggtggcgtaaggtcgtgatcccccgatttcattatggagcaattattgacattctgcctcacctttaaggaattagtacataaggtgagtgtaagaaataaatagcatcatcatatcatatctcttatctcttatcttatatagacatttatggacttaggcttctagctttccggaaaataggaattcatgaagaggaaaagaacttatgctataggattcatgccattagaaagaaatgactagcctcacatacctttgtcgtttagctatgttatcgttcacttgctctcccccGATGTCatgtcgttaccttcacgggagaattcgtattaacattagttaatcgattataagaacgcgtcgtaaattctagagaaaattgggcagcatttcccctataaacttaACAAttctcgaaattccaacttagccaaacatcaatcaaaataccaacaacaacaatttcatatcaaactaggatTGAATCCATTCTTAGATTACTCCCAAAATAGCCCAACATGCATTcagatgccaatgcttgtatacacttctttatttccgtatatccataatataacaacaacaactacagccaatcccccgatattccagcccacaaaacagtccataacgatcataaaacagtccccaaaatatcatcgcaaaacagccacaaatattataccaaacagctccaaaatatagtcacaaaataaccacgaaaattacataaaacaaccccaaatatcggcacaaaacagcccggtatacgctttgtatacaatatttttatacactttattctcccaaattcaagaacaacaacttatcaacaacatcaacaacaatatcaacaacctcatatagcaatataagcacctagaaatctctcaaagttccaataaaaaaaacaaccctcaaggcaaccatattaaccaactaatctatgaattcataacataattcccttcactttaaactagggaattctcccatgaataacttaattaacaagaatagagtatattacataccttattgcccagaaaactcaactaaaatcctagctccaagcttcaataatcagccacacatcaagcaccaaatactataatcctttcctaactagtttccaatttcctaagatgaaatcttgctTTGATTTGGAGGAATTCAACTTAAAAGATTTAGAGAGCTTTTAGGAGGGTTTGGgagggtttagagagagtttagagTGAGAGATAGgggtagaaaatgaaaaaaaaatcaaatttttttcGGTATTTAATTTCCGATTTTTACTGTTCACCGGAtactgttcatccgcgtctactgtttacccgcagaattatttcatggactcaatttttttttctgaggtgtaacactcccaACCCCAAaatgtaggggtaaggtctggtACACCCATCCTCCCcataccccacttgtgggatatTGGGTATACTGTTgttgttttctctctctctctctaatattgctaatttttttatttttcctttcgaCTTTGATTATCAACTGTTTGTAGATTGTCTTTTGTTTGAAGCTTTTTAGCATTGTGTTACTTTTGCTTATGTGTTACTATATTCTCTTTGTTGCATCTTGCTGGTGTACcttatattgttgttggttttaGGTAAATTTACGTGCTGTGATCTTCCATCTTTGCTTTTGCTTTTCTTTTCTAAGGGCTCAAGGGACAGACTTGCCCTTTTCTTTTAATCTTTTTTGCATCTAATGTTTTGAGtttcttctttttcatctccCCATTAATGTTCAATCATAATGAGAATGTTGTTGAGAACATTAAAAGATCTGTCTTTGTATTTTTTTGATATAAAAAGAGTGTGCCCTGGCAAATTTGATTTACGCCAGTGGATGACTAGTTTGAGTCAGATAAGCTTATTGTACATACCTTTGGCTCCATCTTGGTATTTAGTAATGAAAATATTTACTtatgaaataaaagaaaatgcTCAGTATTCTTCTTCACAAACTTTATTGCTGGTGTGTTCTTGCAGTGACTGGTCAGTTATTTTTCGGAAAGTGATGCAAGGTTAACTTTATGAATCTGTAATCGATCTGTAATCGTGTTATACTGTAGGGATGATGCTGGTCGTCTTGTCTGCACGGAAAGATTGAGAATTAAAGATATTACACACAGAGTAAAAATGAAAAGTTACTGGCAGGTAATTAATATTTTTGCTCTGAGGTGCATAAATGCCTAAACGTCTGTCTGATTGATTTGGTCCGTCTTAGGAGGGTGCTTTGTGGTCTTCTAGAACTTCGGTATATCCTACTTATcgtttatttctttctttcttgttctttagatttgtttatttattttatttgataaGGTTCTTTGAAGGGAGCCTTggagtaactggtaaagttgttgtcatgtgaccaggaggtcacgggttcgaaccgtagaaacaacctcttgcagaaatgcaaggtaagactgcgtacaatagacccttgtggtccggcctttCCCGGATCCcgtgcatagcgggagcttagtgcaccggactgCCTTTTTTTTTAAGGTTCTTTGCTTATTTTCATACAAACTTTCAACATAGTGAGTGAAAGAATTTGAACATCCAACTCAAAACCTTAAAAGTAACGGACGGAGTAGCACAAGACAAGGAAACCCTTACACAACTCATGTCGGACAGATAAATATAACTGAACTGCCACCTGCAGGCTGCATGTATAACATGATTTTGAGGATCATAATTGAATTTTAATGCCGGACTTACAAGTGCCGAGTGCGAGAATAAGCTTACCAAAGAGAATGAGTTGAGCAGCCAGCTTAGATCCTTATAAACTTCTTTGAAAGCTCCTCTGTAATCAATGTGAGAAAACGGTGTAACTCAATAGTGAAATTTAACAATCATTTTGTATATAAAATTAAGCTTCAGGTAGTTGACAGTGTTGAAGGAAATCCACAAGTAGCGTAGTTGTTGACATCGCATACTATTTATCAGTGAGTTTAGGAATTTCCCATGGGTCACCCCCTTCCCTCTGCCATCGCCAAGGCCActtccctccttttttttttttttttttttttttaatctcattGATCTACTCccaagaaggaaaaaaaatagaagaaggaaagcaattaaaaaaaaataaaaaatagtgacCTGTGTTCTGCACAGGTCAGCTTTCATAGGAAACGAACCACTATCTGCTTCGTAACGGAAATCAAGCAGTTTCTTATCAATTTTCATTGGGTGGAAAAATGTCTCTTGTCGCTTACGAGGCTTGCACATGAAAGACATTTGTGGAATTCACTATTGCCTAGTTTCTTCTTAGGGCccgtttggaaagccacccaggtaattgaaattggatgtaattacacagtttgacctgtttgtttgaccaagtaattacacagttaagtggaaattgggtgtaattgacagggtgtaattacactctccaattctcaaggggggctgagaattgggtgtaattacaccctgtaattacagggttactttttagtttgtttatttttttattttttttttatttttttttaatttattttatttctattatttttttttttgatttttaatatttttttatttctattatattaatttcttttttatttttacttttttattattattttttaaatgtattttttttttcattttctttcttttcattcccaacctCTACTTCTTGtaattccatgtaattgctctttttttttaattttttaattttattcatttagcataaccgtgttattattctaatatttgaaactacacctcttaatattggaaagaatgaatTATTAACAAACttgatgttacaccttggaaaatttcgcgccaccaaggtcgtagccagcttagtatgggccGGAGAAAGAGCAAGTTATGTGAGGATTAAGGATGAAGGTTATagtataagaatgtaataatggCATACGTATGACATTTGGGAGACCATATaggttgaattggttcatatgtcaatTGTCGAAAAGCTCTCGTCGTTGTAAGCCAGGTGGGGTCCACACGTAAAAATTTTATAAGGGACATATGAAGATGTatatgagtggtacatggaatgctgagcaagtcctaagaaggacccataagccaaatatgggcataagccatccaaaagggcgagttaaggaaaacattttcggatgatctggtttgtaggggccaaaacgctattataaagttgaaatttgggaaaaacaccacatgaataaagttgtagataattgaaagagttttccaaccataggtcgtgggtccttacagcatatcgggatcaaaagttatggccattttacggcAGATAGTTCATCGCGTTCtggcgcaacatgcgactcgcatttggtgtcgcatgttgtgccagtgagagttaagctgctggcatgatttgcgacacaacatgctactcgcatgatcgacatgcgactcgcatatggtgtcgcatgttgtgccagttcagaaccttctggacaattatatatagacccaacttcatttttaacccattttttcaccatttttggtccgaaaaccctctagaaccctctctaaacattcatccacaagagaaatcaaaggaaccaagattaacaacatcaaatccatgaatcaaagtgtatgaaacccaagtaaagttcatcttcctcaaggaaatccaaagagagaaagtagggttttggtgctagaagggaaaactccactcaagacttgttctatcactatctaaggtaactttcgtgactttctcatgatgattgaagtatttatacgttgaaacacttggattatagaagagtgtagtaaatgggtcataaaacatgaatagtgtcatagttgaatgatagttggattagaTTATGACtattgatgagttgggagtataaacatgttataaatggcgtatagaccatgaaataggtgtgatgtatgagaaaatgtgatgatgagctaaaactcataaatatggagaaattggagaaaatggtggaatgtggtaaatgcaaATAGATtgcgattgttgatacgatattgtgagtgttgttgtgaatgtttggtagctGAAATGAAACACGGGAAAGGtattagaaacaaaggaaacgctgcccaattttccctaaaaatagtagttcgttcttataattgcttagctaacgacgacacgaattctcttgaaggtatacatgagtgcatcataggggaagcaagcaagcgataagaatagtaaacgtaaaaggtatgtgaggctagtcctttctttctatggcatgaatccgatagtatgattctcctttctctacatgaattctctatatataccacagaaagtcaagagtctatgatcatgaatagctatatgagataagagatatgttatgagtccaatgatgataagtttaagtctaaagactctagagtCCATGTGATGAAGTTCCtaaacgctaatgatgtcgtatgttatatacactcacctcatacattgttCCCTctgaggtgaggcagaataccattaagttaagtatatcatgtattgtatacactcaccttatgtattgtcccttcaaggtgaggtagaacattattaagttacagatgtctgttatggcatacactcaccttatacactacttccttcatggtgaggcagaatacttatagatgtccataataaagtcgggggatcacgaccctacgtcaccccgacaaagtatagttgtccttgagttttcatgcatgtattatgatgagtatataatgatgagcatattatgatgatgatattacaccgctcctatatggacgggcagatatacacaccactatagtgggcagcttataccccggacgcgggaggcctggacgcaggctatgattattacaccgcttctacatggacgggcagcttatacattatcacaccgtacctatatggacgggcagcttatatattattgcatacatgagatgatgatgattatgagtaagtcagcatgtgttatgTCTTCTATAAGTTACAGACATATATAGTTGCTCCGTATTGATGCTTCATTTATCttattgacgtattttcattgttatgccttacatactcagtaaaatattcgtactgacgtccgttttctttggacgctgtgttcatgcccacaggtaggcagggaggagagcttgacccagattcgtagtagctgtcagctgttttgagagcactccattgttccggaggtgctcatgattatctttttgtgtatatattcacgtatatgtattttgggcatgacggggtcttgtcccgtccttatgtttagtactccagtagaggctcgtagatacgcagtgtgggttagatggtctcacgagatgcaatttagtataaatgttattttgatagccaagaggcatatatatataagtatttatgttttatatgaaatatgattttcctacgatttgagtataaaagaaataaaagagcatgaaatgagtatgatgagacatagaacgagtggtgctcggtggttcgccccgggtacccgtcgcggcccctagctgggtcgtgacacttgacatataacgggtgacgttattaaagtagaatttcattgtgaatgaggttatagacttatatttttcctttcttttaaattatttacttaagttacgttggaacttacttatgtaatgttggaatttgacataagagtattatgttgaactttttcttttggattttgaatttaggttatattttcaattttaagttatttgctttcacattgcacgttgtttatttttcacttacatttgacggattttttgtgtcaaacatttgaataatgttatggcattatatttattaatattattttttgtcaaacatccaatccatgacgttctcacaaaaaaagtcttcttttaagttttataattaattaaaattaaat carries:
- the LOC132637154 gene encoding NAD-capped RNA hydrolase DXO1-like gives rise to the protein MHSDANASLCYFCLCVTIFSLLHLAGVPYIVVGFRDDAGRLVCTERLRIKDITHRVKMKSYWQGELRKTFSDEVLCWLYGTVKENEDYILQFTPPSAHLELLQAQTCSDAITDHVQQLLYLWMIKYFIKVF